One region of Bacterioplanoides sp. SCSIO 12839 genomic DNA includes:
- the guaB gene encoding IMP dehydrogenase, translating into MLRIAQDALTFDDVLLVPGYSEVLPNQVSLKTKLTKGIELNVPLISAAMDTVTEARLAIAMAQEGGLGIIHKNLTAEEQAAEVRKVKKYESGIVNDPFTVTSNTTIRELLELTELHNISGMPVVDNDELVGIVTSRDVRFEKNLDASVASVMTQKADLVTVVEGTPAAEVQKLLHKNRIEKVLVLDANGKLTGLMTVKDIEKARAYPNAAKDEQGRLLVGAAVGTGAGTEERVTALVGAGVDVIVVDTAHGHTSNANGTGVIDRVRWVKENFPQVQVIGGNIATAEAAIALAEAGADGVKVGIGPGSICTTRIVAGVGVPQISAVANVATAMKEYGVPVVADGGIRFSGDIAKAIVAGASVIMVGSMLAGTDEAPGEVELYQGRAYKSYRGMGSLGAMGQAQGSSDRYFQDKKAGVDKLVPEGIEGRIAVKGPAMSVVHQLMGGVRAAMGYTGCATIEEMRTKPEFVKITAAGMKESHVHDVQITKEAPNYRLG; encoded by the coding sequence ATGTTGCGAATTGCTCAGGATGCACTCACATTTGATGATGTGCTGTTGGTACCCGGTTATTCTGAAGTTCTGCCGAATCAGGTCTCACTGAAGACCAAGCTGACTAAAGGCATTGAACTGAACGTCCCTCTGATTTCTGCTGCGATGGATACCGTCACCGAAGCTCGCCTGGCAATTGCGATGGCGCAGGAAGGTGGCTTGGGTATTATCCATAAAAACCTGACTGCTGAAGAACAGGCTGCTGAAGTTCGTAAAGTTAAAAAATACGAAAGCGGCATTGTTAACGATCCTTTCACGGTTACCAGTAACACCACTATTCGTGAGCTGCTGGAGCTGACCGAATTACACAATATCTCAGGTATGCCGGTTGTTGATAACGACGAACTGGTTGGTATCGTCACCAGCCGTGACGTACGCTTCGAGAAAAATCTGGATGCCTCTGTTGCCAGTGTGATGACCCAAAAAGCCGATCTGGTAACGGTTGTTGAAGGCACGCCTGCGGCAGAAGTTCAGAAACTGTTGCACAAAAACCGCATCGAAAAAGTGCTGGTGTTGGATGCCAACGGCAAGCTGACTGGCCTGATGACGGTAAAAGACATCGAAAAAGCCCGCGCTTACCCGAATGCGGCTAAAGACGAACAAGGTCGTTTATTGGTTGGTGCCGCGGTTGGTACCGGTGCTGGCACCGAAGAGCGCGTAACCGCATTGGTTGGCGCTGGTGTTGATGTGATTGTGGTGGATACCGCTCACGGTCATACCAGCAACGCCAACGGTACCGGTGTGATTGATCGCGTGCGCTGGGTCAAAGAAAACTTCCCGCAAGTTCAGGTAATTGGTGGTAATATTGCCACCGCTGAAGCAGCGATTGCGCTGGCTGAAGCGGGTGCCGACGGTGTGAAAGTGGGTATTGGCCCGGGTTCTATTTGTACCACTCGTATTGTTGCGGGTGTGGGTGTGCCTCAGATCTCTGCCGTTGCTAACGTTGCTACTGCCATGAAAGAGTATGGTGTGCCAGTGGTTGCCGATGGTGGTATCCGCTTCTCTGGTGATATTGCTAAAGCGATTGTCGCGGGCGCTTCTGTTATTATGGTCGGCTCGATGCTGGCGGGTACTGATGAAGCACCGGGCGAAGTTGAGTTGTATCAGGGCCGTGCTTACAAGTCTTACCGTGGTATGGGCTCGTTAGGTGCAATGGGCCAGGCTCAGGGTTCTTCGGATCGTTACTTCCAGGATAAAAAAGCCGGTGTTGATAAACTGGTTCCGGAAGGCATCGAAGGCCGTATTGCAGTAAAAGGCCCGGCCATGAGTGTGGTGCATCAGCTGATGGGTGGTGTTCGTGCTGCCATGGGTTATACCGGATGCGCGACCATTGAAGAGATGCGTACCAAGCCTGAGTTTGTGAAAATCACCGCGGCGGGTATGAAAGAATCTCACGTACACGATGTACAGATTACAAAAGAAGCACCGAACTATCGTTTAGGTTAA
- the guaA gene encoding glutamine-hydrolyzing GMP synthase has protein sequence MSQDIHAQRILILDFGSQYTQLIARRVRELGVFSEIRAWDMDDQEIMDYKPTGIILAGGPESVTEDNSPRAPQAVFDSQVPVLGICYGMQTMAEQMGGKVESSELREFGYARIKVEGNSALLKDISDHVENGAKHLDVWMSHGDKVTQMPEGFELMASTDSCPIAGMFNAEKNYYGVQFHPEVTHTLQGERLLGHFIHDICGCESLWTPAKIIEDQIERVRAQVGDKKVLLGLSGGVDSSVVAALLHKAIGDQLTCVFVDNGLLRKNEGDMVMEMFAENMGVKVIRADAEELFLGKLEGVSDPEQKRKIIGNTFIEVFDEEAGKIKDVDFLAQGTIYPDVIESAASKTGKAHVIKSHHNVGGLPEDMKMELVEPLRELFKDEVRKMGLELGLPYDMVYRHPFPGPGLGVRILGEVKKEYADVLREADAIFLEELHNFDWYHKTSQAFVVFLPVKSVGVVGDGRRYEWVVSLRAVETIDFMTARWAHLPYELLEKVSNRIINEIEHISRVAYDVSSKPPATIEWE, from the coding sequence ATGTCTCAAGACATTCACGCTCAGCGTATCTTAATTCTGGACTTTGGTTCTCAATACACTCAACTGATTGCACGTCGTGTGCGTGAATTGGGTGTGTTTTCTGAAATTCGTGCCTGGGACATGGATGATCAGGAAATCATGGATTACAAGCCAACCGGTATCATTCTCGCCGGTGGCCCTGAGTCAGTCACTGAAGACAACTCGCCACGCGCACCTCAAGCGGTATTCGACAGCCAAGTGCCGGTATTAGGTATTTGTTACGGCATGCAAACCATGGCCGAACAAATGGGCGGCAAGGTAGAAAGTTCCGAGCTGCGTGAATTTGGTTATGCGCGTATTAAAGTGGAAGGCAATTCTGCTTTATTAAAAGACATCTCAGACCACGTTGAAAACGGTGCAAAACACTTAGACGTGTGGATGAGCCACGGCGATAAAGTAACGCAAATGCCAGAAGGCTTTGAGTTAATGGCATCGACCGATTCCTGCCCAATTGCCGGTATGTTTAACGCTGAGAAAAACTACTACGGCGTTCAGTTCCACCCTGAAGTAACTCACACACTGCAAGGTGAGCGCCTGTTAGGCCACTTTATTCATGACATCTGTGGTTGTGAGTCACTGTGGACGCCAGCAAAAATTATTGAAGATCAGATCGAACGTGTGCGCGCGCAAGTGGGCGACAAAAAAGTTCTGCTGGGTCTGTCTGGTGGTGTTGATTCCTCCGTGGTTGCGGCACTGCTGCACAAAGCGATTGGCGATCAGCTGACCTGTGTTTTCGTTGATAACGGCTTATTGCGTAAAAACGAAGGCGACATGGTGATGGAAATGTTCGCCGAAAACATGGGTGTTAAAGTTATCCGTGCTGACGCTGAAGAATTATTCCTGGGCAAGCTGGAAGGCGTATCTGACCCAGAGCAGAAGCGTAAAATCATCGGTAATACTTTTATTGAAGTATTCGATGAAGAAGCCGGCAAAATTAAAGACGTCGACTTCTTAGCGCAGGGTACCATTTACCCGGACGTGATCGAATCAGCAGCTTCTAAAACCGGCAAAGCACACGTGATTAAATCCCACCATAACGTGGGTGGTCTTCCAGAAGACATGAAGATGGAACTGGTAGAACCGTTACGTGAACTGTTTAAAGACGAAGTGCGTAAAATGGGTTTAGAACTGGGCCTGCCTTACGACATGGTTTACCGTCACCCATTCCCGGGTCCGGGCTTAGGTGTTCGTATTTTGGGTGAAGTGAAAAAAGAATACGCCGATGTACTGCGTGAAGCGGATGCCATCTTCCTGGAAGAACTGCACAACTTCGACTGGTACCACAAAACTTCTCAGGCATTTGTAGTCTTCCTGCCGGTTAAATCCGTAGGCGTTGTTGGTGATGGTCGTCGTTATGAGTGGGTTGTATCGCTGCGTGCGGTAGAAACCATCGACTTTATGACAGCGCGTTGGGCGCACCTGCCATACGAGCTGCTGGAGAAGGTTTCCAACCGTATCATCAACGAAATTGAGCATATCTCGCGTGTGGCTTACGACGTGAGTTCTAAGCCTCCGGCTACAATTGAGTGGGAATAA